Proteins encoded together in one Pseudomonas sp. TCU-HL1 window:
- a CDS encoding D-hexose-6-phosphate mutarotase: MAASESRRRGPRLVKAGEGADHPLADLLRPAAGQPFRWAEHQGRELLLVEHPRCSAVFSRQGGQLLHYQPHGERPLLWCAARWPRIGAIRGGVPVCWPWFGRHPMEGGWPHHGWARLSDWRLIHKDADAEGVRLNWRLDLHDWQVDLQAELGERMSLQLVTRHRDSEPCVLSHALHAYWRVSDVARVGLLGLDGVDGRDLLTREACRQEGELRVIDGCHKVFRRGGRVRIQDAGWQRRLRIEGGNNPNTVVWHPGSRPLSEVSWAEGLGFLSVQGAACDEGGVELVAGEEARLSLKAWVG, from the coding sequence ATGGCCGCCAGTGAGTCCCGCCGTCGCGGGCCGCGCCTGGTGAAGGCAGGGGAGGGCGCCGACCATCCCCTCGCCGACCTGCTGCGCCCGGCGGCCGGGCAGCCGTTCCGCTGGGCCGAGCACCAGGGGCGCGAGCTGCTGCTGGTGGAGCACCCGCGCTGCTCGGCGGTGTTCAGCCGGCAGGGCGGCCAGTTGCTGCACTACCAGCCCCACGGCGAGCGGCCGCTGCTCTGGTGCGCGGCACGCTGGCCGCGCATCGGCGCCATTCGCGGTGGTGTGCCCGTCTGCTGGCCCTGGTTCGGCCGCCATCCCATGGAAGGCGGCTGGCCTCATCACGGCTGGGCGCGACTGTCGGACTGGCGACTTATCCACAAGGACGCCGATGCCGAGGGTGTGCGCCTGAACTGGCGCCTAGACCTGCATGACTGGCAGGTGGATCTGCAGGCGGAGCTGGGCGAGCGTATGAGCCTGCAACTGGTCACCCGCCACCGCGACAGCGAGCCCTGTGTCCTCAGTCACGCACTCCACGCCTACTGGCGGGTCAGCGACGTGGCTCGGGTCGGTTTGCTGGGGCTGGACGGCGTCGATGGCCGCGACCTGCTGACGCGCGAGGCGTGCCGGCAGGAGGGTGAGCTACGGGTGATCGATGGTTGCCACAAGGTCTTCCGGCGCGGTGGCCGGGTGCGGATTCAGGATGCCGGATGGCAGCGGCGGTTGCGCATCGAGGGAGGGAATAATCCGAACACGGTGGTCTGGCATCCGGGTAGCAGGCCTCTTTCAGAGGTGAGCTGGGCAGAGGGCCTGGGCTTTCTTTCCGTGCAGGGCGCGGCTTGTGACGAGGGCGGCGTGGAGTTGGTGGCAGGGGAAGAAGCGAGGTTGAGTTTGAAGGCGTGGGTCGGGTGA
- a CDS encoding maltoporin produces the protein MSTTIKGLWVLPCALFAVSGVAQAVEFTGYMRSGAGGASEGGTQSCFQLPGAQSKYRLGNECEQYIELDLRQDLLKLDDGSVVSVEGMAQLYNEYGHTPEFTGDHGFARMNQMYAEWSNMPALNGGSFWAGRRFYKRNDIHISDFYYWNQSATGFGFDEVAIGDLKYSYVFSRKDNYDQDPYINRHDFNIDGFQTNPGGEVGVGVSYIDKPDSTDAHSGWSVAAQHKQKVFLGGVNTFALQYGRGPGTALGYTGDPTLDNANKSWRVVEFFDWQVTPRFGGQFEVVYQKDTRPDGDDQNWLSVGVRPVYAFTDQFKLVTELGRDQVEAPGGTRKLTKFTVAPTWSPAGPGFWERPEIRLYYTYASWNEAAQRAASQMAAGSALSDTGAFGNALHGSNFGVQLEYWWK, from the coding sequence ATGAGCACGACGATCAAAGGTTTGTGGGTACTGCCCTGCGCGCTTTTCGCGGTTTCCGGTGTGGCGCAGGCGGTGGAATTCACCGGCTACATGCGCAGTGGCGCCGGGGGGGCCAGCGAGGGCGGCACGCAATCCTGCTTCCAGCTGCCGGGGGCTCAATCGAAGTACCGTCTGGGCAACGAATGCGAGCAGTACATCGAACTGGACCTGCGCCAGGACCTGCTCAAGCTCGATGACGGTTCGGTGGTCAGCGTCGAGGGCATGGCGCAGCTCTACAACGAATACGGCCATACACCCGAGTTCACCGGCGACCACGGCTTCGCGCGGATGAACCAGATGTATGCCGAGTGGAGCAATATGCCGGCGCTGAACGGCGGCTCCTTCTGGGCCGGTCGCCGCTTCTACAAGCGGAACGACATCCACATCTCCGACTTCTACTACTGGAACCAGAGCGCCACCGGCTTCGGCTTCGATGAAGTGGCCATCGGCGACCTGAAGTACAGCTACGTGTTCTCGCGCAAGGACAACTACGACCAGGACCCCTACATCAACCGTCACGACTTCAACATCGACGGCTTCCAGACCAATCCCGGGGGTGAGGTCGGTGTGGGTGTCAGCTATATCGACAAGCCCGACAGCACCGACGCCCATAGCGGCTGGTCGGTAGCGGCGCAGCACAAGCAGAAGGTCTTCCTCGGCGGGGTCAACACCTTCGCCCTGCAATACGGTCGCGGACCGGGCACCGCGCTCGGTTACACCGGCGACCCGACCCTGGACAACGCCAACAAGAGCTGGCGTGTGGTGGAGTTCTTCGACTGGCAAGTGACGCCGCGCTTCGGTGGCCAGTTCGAGGTGGTCTACCAGAAGGACACCCGTCCGGATGGTGACGACCAGAATTGGCTGTCCGTCGGCGTGCGCCCAGTCTACGCCTTCACCGACCAGTTCAAGCTGGTGACCGAGTTGGGCCGCGACCAGGTGGAAGCCCCTGGCGGCACGCGCAAACTGACCAAGTTCACCGTCGCGCCCACCTGGTCGCCGGCCGGTCCTGGCTTCTGGGAGCGCCCGGAAATCCGTCTCTACTACACCTACGCCAGCTGGAACGAGGCGGCCCAGCGTGCGGCCAGCCAGATGGCGGCGGGCTCGGCGCTTTCGGATACCGGCGCCTTCGGCAATGCGCTGCATGGCTCCAACTTCGGTGTGCAACTGGAGTACTGGTGGAAATGA
- the zwf gene encoding glucose-6-phosphate dehydrogenase: protein MASQPVELCTLALFGGLGDLALRKLFPALYQLDRAGLLPTDTRILGLGRENGDPAAHLVAIGEHLRRYVPAAEVEEGAVQRFLARLDYLTMDFLDADAYSALADKLGPVSRLIAYFATPAAVYGAICAGLAATGLAERTRVVLEKPIGHDLESSRAVNDAVATHFPENRTYRIDHYLGKETVQNLIALRFANSLFETQWNQHHISHVEITVAEQVGIEGRWGYFDQAGQLRDMIQNHLLQLLCLIAMDPPSDLSADSIRDEKVKVLKALAPITQEQLSQQVVRGQYVAGNILGKTVPGYLEEENANTHSDTETFVALRAEIRNWRWSGVPFYLRTGKRMPQKLSQIVIHFKEPPHYIFAPEQRPLISNRLIIRLQPDEGISLQVMTKDQGLDKGMQLRSDPLQLSFSNTYRSARIPDAYERLLLEVMKGNQNLFVRKDEIEYAWKWCDQLIAGWRQQGDAPKPYAAGTWGPVASIALITRDGRSWYGDL, encoded by the coding sequence ATGGCCTCACAACCTGTCGAACTTTGCACCCTGGCGCTCTTCGGCGGCCTCGGTGACCTCGCACTGCGCAAGCTGTTTCCCGCGCTCTATCAACTGGACCGCGCCGGCCTGCTGCCGACCGATACACGCATCCTTGGCCTGGGTCGCGAGAATGGCGACCCGGCTGCCCACCTCGTTGCCATTGGCGAGCACCTGCGTCGCTACGTGCCCGCCGCAGAGGTGGAGGAGGGCGCCGTGCAGCGCTTCCTGGCGCGGCTCGATTACCTGACCATGGACTTCCTCGATGCCGACGCCTACTCGGCCCTGGCTGACAAGCTGGGCCCCGTGTCCCGGCTGATCGCCTACTTCGCCACGCCCGCCGCCGTGTACGGCGCCATCTGCGCGGGCCTGGCCGCCACGGGGCTGGCCGAGCGCACCCGCGTGGTGCTGGAAAAACCCATCGGCCATGATCTGGAGTCCTCACGCGCAGTGAATGACGCCGTGGCGACGCACTTCCCGGAAAACCGCACCTACCGGATCGACCACTATCTGGGCAAGGAGACGGTGCAGAACCTGATTGCCCTGCGCTTTGCCAACAGCCTGTTCGAAACCCAGTGGAACCAGCACCACATCTCCCATGTGGAGATCACCGTGGCCGAGCAAGTGGGCATTGAAGGGCGCTGGGGATACTTCGACCAGGCCGGACAGTTGCGCGACATGATCCAGAACCACCTGCTGCAACTGCTCTGCCTGATCGCCATGGACCCGCCCAGCGACCTCTCCGCCGACAGCATCCGCGACGAGAAGGTCAAGGTGCTGAAAGCGCTGGCGCCGATCACCCAGGAGCAGCTCAGCCAACAGGTGGTGCGCGGCCAGTACGTGGCCGGCAACATCCTCGGCAAGACGGTGCCCGGCTATCTCGAAGAAGAGAACGCCAACACCCACAGCGACACCGAAACATTCGTCGCCCTGCGCGCGGAAATCCGCAACTGGCGCTGGTCCGGCGTGCCCTTCTACCTGCGTACCGGCAAGCGCATGCCGCAGAAGCTTTCGCAGATCGTCATACACTTCAAGGAACCGCCGCACTACATCTTCGCCCCCGAGCAGCGGCCGCTGATCAGCAACCGGCTGATCATCCGCCTGCAGCCGGACGAAGGTATTTCCCTGCAGGTGATGACCAAGGACCAGGGCCTGGACAAGGGCATGCAGCTGCGCAGCGACCCGCTGCAGCTGAGCTTCTCCAATACCTACCGCAGCGCGCGGATTCCGGACGCCTATGAGCGTCTGCTGCTGGAAGTGATGAAGGGCAACCAGAATCTCTTCGTACGCAAGGACGAAATCGAATACGCCTGGAAGTGGTGCGACCAACTGATCGCCGGATGGCGGCAGCAGGGCGACGCACCCAAGCCCTACGCGGCGGGAACCTGGGGGCCGGTGGCCTCCATCGCATTGATCACCCGTGATGGCAGGAGTTGGTATGGCGATCTGTAA
- a CDS encoding ABC transporter ATP-binding protein yields MATLELRNVNKSYGSGLADTLKNIELSIDSGEFLILVGPSGCGKTTLMNCIAGLESISGGAIMVDGQDISGMSPKDRDIAMVFQSYALYPTMNVRENIAFGLKIRKMPAAEIDAEVSRVAKLLQIEHLLQRKPGQLSGGQQQRVAMGRALARRPKIYLFDEPLSNLDAKLRVEMRTEIKLMHQRLKTTTVYVTHDQIEAMTLGDKVAVMKDGIIQQFGTPQQIYNDPANLFVAGFMGSPPMNFVPLRLQRRDGRLVGLLDSADGHCELPLGDADGELEGRELILGIRPEQILVGASELPTIRAEVQVLEPTGPDILAFVEINQTKVCCRLAPDAPVRVGDTLDLQFAPDKVLLFDAQSGERLCAPGKVASPERQAKVAQLKGR; encoded by the coding sequence ATGGCAACCCTCGAACTGCGCAATGTGAACAAGTCCTACGGCAGCGGCCTGGCGGACACCCTGAAGAACATCGAGCTGTCCATCGACTCCGGCGAGTTCCTGATCCTCGTCGGCCCGTCGGGCTGCGGCAAAACCACCCTGATGAACTGCATCGCCGGGCTGGAGAGCATCAGCGGTGGCGCGATCATGGTCGATGGCCAGGACATCAGCGGCATGAGCCCGAAGGACCGGGACATCGCCATGGTGTTCCAGTCCTATGCCCTGTACCCGACCATGAACGTGCGCGAGAACATCGCCTTCGGCCTGAAGATCCGCAAGATGCCGGCGGCCGAGATCGACGCCGAGGTTTCGCGTGTGGCCAAGCTGTTGCAGATCGAGCACCTGCTGCAGCGCAAGCCGGGCCAGCTCTCCGGTGGCCAGCAGCAGCGCGTGGCCATGGGCCGGGCGCTGGCGCGGCGGCCGAAGATCTACCTGTTCGACGAACCGCTGTCGAATCTCGACGCCAAGCTGCGGGTGGAGATGCGCACCGAGATCAAGCTGATGCACCAGCGGCTGAAGACCACCACCGTGTACGTCACCCACGACCAGATCGAGGCCATGACCCTGGGCGACAAGGTGGCGGTGATGAAGGACGGCATCATCCAGCAGTTCGGCACCCCGCAGCAGATCTACAACGATCCGGCCAACCTCTTCGTCGCGGGCTTCATGGGCTCGCCGCCGATGAACTTCGTGCCCCTGCGCCTGCAGCGCCGCGACGGCCGCCTGGTGGGCCTGCTGGACAGCGCCGACGGCCATTGCGAACTGCCCCTGGGCGACGCCGATGGCGAGCTGGAAGGGCGCGAACTGATCCTCGGCATCCGCCCGGAGCAGATCCTGGTCGGCGCCAGCGAGCTGCCGACCATTCGTGCCGAGGTGCAGGTGCTGGAGCCCACCGGCCCGGACATTCTGGCCTTCGTCGAGATCAACCAGACCAAGGTCTGCTGCCGCCTGGCCCCCGATGCGCCGGTGCGCGTGGGCGACACCCTCGACCTGCAGTTCGCGCCCGACAAGGTGCTGCTGTTCGACGCGCAAAGCGGCGAGCGGTTGTGTGCACCGGGAAAGGTGGCGAGCCCTGAGCGGCAAGCCAAGGTGGCGCAGCTCAAGGGGCGTTGA
- a CDS encoding MurR/RpiR family transcriptional regulator: MHNLLEQIQNRLDELNKAERKVAEVILRDPQQATRYSIAALAQAAQVSEPTVNRFCRSFGVNGYPELKMQLAQSLASGAAYVSQAVAADDGPEAYTRKIFGSAIASLDSALQTLDPQLVSRAVDLMIQARQIHFFGLGASASVALDAQHKFFRFNLAVSAHSDVLMQRMLASVAHTGDLFVIISYTGRTRELVEVARLARQNGASVLGLTAAGSPLAKASTLSLDIPLPEDTDIYMPMTSRIIQLTVLDVLATGMTLRRGVDFQPHLRKIKESLNASRYPTDEEPS, encoded by the coding sequence GTGCACAACCTGCTGGAGCAGATCCAGAACCGCCTCGACGAACTCAACAAGGCTGAGCGCAAGGTCGCCGAAGTCATCCTGCGCGACCCGCAACAAGCCACCCGCTACAGCATTGCCGCGCTGGCCCAGGCCGCGCAGGTCAGCGAGCCGACGGTGAACCGCTTCTGCCGCTCCTTCGGCGTCAACGGCTACCCCGAACTGAAGATGCAACTGGCGCAGAGCCTGGCCAGCGGTGCCGCCTACGTCAGCCAGGCGGTCGCGGCGGACGACGGCCCCGAGGCCTACACGCGGAAGATCTTCGGCAGCGCCATCGCCTCCCTGGACAGCGCCCTGCAGACCCTCGACCCACAACTGGTCAGCCGCGCCGTGGACCTGATGATCCAGGCCCGGCAAATCCACTTCTTCGGCCTTGGCGCCTCGGCCTCGGTGGCCCTGGACGCCCAGCACAAGTTCTTCCGTTTCAACCTCGCCGTGTCCGCCCATTCCGATGTACTGATGCAGCGCATGCTCGCGTCGGTGGCGCACACGGGCGACCTGTTCGTGATCATTTCCTACACCGGCCGCACCCGCGAGCTGGTGGAGGTAGCGCGCCTGGCACGGCAGAACGGCGCCTCGGTACTCGGCCTGACGGCCGCCGGCTCGCCCTTGGCCAAGGCCAGCACCCTGAGCCTGGATATCCCGCTGCCGGAAGACACCGACATCTACATGCCGATGACCTCGCGCATCATCCAGCTCACCGTGCTCGACGTGCTCGCCACCGGCATGACCCTGCGCCGCGGCGTCGACTTCCAGCCGCACCTGCGCAAGATCAAGGAAAGCCTCAACGCCAGCCGGTATCCGACGGATGAAGAGCCATCCTGA
- the pgl gene encoding 6-phosphogluconolactonase, with protein MAICNLDLPTQVTGLSLGSPEQLAGELAITVANALRDAIDTRGSAVLVVSGGRSPVAFFECLSGQALDWSKVTVSLADERFVPVSHPDSNEGLVRRHLLRGAAAGAQFLGLYHSAPGLDESAHMADAALGELGAIDVLVLGMGEDGHTASLFPSSPNLELALSADCPQRCLPMLAPSVPRQRLTLTLPLLASAHLTLLAVQGQAKLATLADALAGEDATAMPIRAFLRRPLEIHWCP; from the coding sequence ATGGCGATCTGTAATCTCGACCTGCCGACGCAGGTCACCGGGCTCAGCCTCGGCAGCCCCGAACAACTGGCCGGTGAACTGGCCATAACCGTCGCCAACGCCCTGCGCGATGCCATCGACACACGCGGTTCGGCGGTGCTGGTGGTGTCCGGCGGGCGCAGCCCGGTGGCCTTCTTCGAGTGCCTTTCCGGCCAGGCACTGGATTGGTCGAAGGTGACCGTCAGCCTCGCCGATGAGCGCTTCGTGCCGGTCAGTCATCCCGACAGCAACGAAGGCCTGGTGCGCCGCCACCTGTTGCGCGGAGCCGCTGCCGGGGCGCAATTCCTCGGTCTCTACCACAGTGCGCCCGGCCTCGACGAGTCGGCGCACATGGCCGATGCGGCCCTGGGTGAGCTGGGCGCCATCGACGTGTTGGTGCTGGGCATGGGCGAGGATGGCCATACCGCGTCGCTGTTCCCGTCCAGCCCGAACCTGGAGCTGGCGCTGAGTGCCGATTGCCCGCAACGCTGCCTGCCGATGCTGGCACCCAGCGTGCCGCGCCAGCGCCTGACATTGACCCTGCCGCTGCTGGCCAGCGCGCACCTGACCCTGCTGGCCGTGCAAGGCCAGGCCAAGCTGGCCACCCTGGCCGACGCCCTGGCGGGCGAAGACGCGACGGCGATGCCGATCCGCGCCTTCCTCCGTCGTCCCCTGGAAATCCACTGGTGCCCCTGA